The nucleotide window AAATCTGTTGAGCAATCTTCTCCTGGTATTCGGAACAAGGACAATGACTCCAGCAGATTAGATGACTCAACTGATCCCACCAAGCCTGAGACTTGAAAAACTAAGCCCTGGTAATTGATAAACCTCTGTGTTATGGTTCATCGACCAACACATTATGTTGGAATGCACTACTGAATAAAAGCCAAGCAAGAGCAAGTATTTTGTGAATTCATCTCTTTTCAATTTATCCTTTTTTTCTTATGTGCTTATCCGTTGTGAGTCTAATAAGGTCAGCTCTGCTGCCATCCTTGGGTTGATGTCCCTGTATTGCACTTTACGTATATATTCTTGTGTTCTTGTCCATGTACATTTTTACCCTGATTTTGAACAATGAGTGAGAATGCAATGATGTCGCCATTCTTGTATATTAGCACTTATATGTTTTTAACAGCCCAATAATCAGTGTGTATTCAGTATTCACACTGTTCTCTGCAACTGTTAGTAGTTCTGTAGCTACCATTTGAAAATAATGATGCTTTCAGTTATGAAGTATAGTTGTCCAAGCCCTTCTCTAGTTTGGATGTGTGTGGTCACGCTTCCTTCTCTTAATGAAATATGTGCCCAGGCATATTCGCAGAAAAAACTATAGTCGTCAATAATTCAGTGAGATGAAGTGTGCGTGAACAGATCTGAAAGAATCAGTACCTGGCATACAATACAAGGACCTGGTTGAAACACAAGTCTGGGTGCTGTTGGTTTGCACTGACCTAGCATGTGTGTAacaggggtggtggtggtggtatccATACAATTCATCTGCACTCTACCCTTTCGAAACAGCAAGCTTCAGGTATCGTTTAGTTGATGCATGCGCCTGGCCTCTAgcataatactccctccattccaaaccaTAAGTCGGTTTTAGCTTTTTttacatagcttttactatatatctagacataatgtatatctagatgcatagaaaAACTATGCATCTGCAAAAGCCAAAAATGATTTAAAattcagaatggagggagtatattctACCGAGCCATGGAGAGTACTTTCTCACACAGCTCCACGTCTCCAAACTGAGTAAGGGGTAACAAAATGTTCTAGTGATTACCAATTcagtaaataaaaaataaaaaaggggcAAGGCAGTCCGTCTGCTTGATGTGTGTAATATCAAGCATGAAGGAGCACAAGTAATTACAAAATGGATCCGCATATGGAGATGAGTAACATTAACACAAGCGGACAAAGGTAGCCTGATGGTCACCGCAGCAGCCTAATCATCATCAAAAAGATGAagatgagtttgaaatgtctgaATCTCTGGCTGTCTCAGGCCCTCCTTTGTTGGCACTGCCAGATGAACTGGTGACAACAGCCTCCTCAGGGTCAACATCAGGCCATGTCGTAACCTCAGCAAATGAGAACTGGCTGACAGCGCCAAAGAATGATGCGACTCGCATCACACAGCTTTGGGAGAGCATGCTCTCAGCATCAACAGACTCAGGCAGAGGAGGCATGCAGGTCGGAAGGAACTCTGccttatggtttgttggtttgaaCAGGGAATGGGTTGCTCGGCAGAAGATGAACCTGCAGAAACAATCGAACTGAACTTTCAGCCAATAAAATAGTTGGATTGTATCAAATATATGTGTATCAAGGCATCATCTATGGAGCAGACTGGAAGATACAAATAGTAGAACTAGAAGAATGCCCTGCGTGTTGCTGCGGAAATCGCATGTGAAATTATACTACCTATATTTACTTATATGGACAAATAAATATTATAATACATGTTTGTAGGTGATTTTTAGCACTCTGTTGTGGACAACTAAATATAGGTTATTAAATGATGTGGTTTGCTGATGTGAATAGCTCGAATGAAGACATAATTGCATATGCTAGTGGGATGTGCTAGTGGATGCTGATGTGGACACTTTGCATAGCGAGATAGAATGCTAGTGGGGATTGAAAATATAataagatatatagatatagattttgGAAGGCCAGTTCAACATATGGCATTACTGCAGATGTGATAATTAATAACCTACTACCTCCGTGCTAAATTGTAGTCGCTTTAGTTTTGTCCCAAGTCAAATTAACTTtcatcaagtttatagagaagTACATTAACATCTACAATACCAAATAAGTGCACTATCAAGACATACTTCAGGTTGGATTTACTAAATTGATGTTGTAGATCTAGGAGtacttttctataaacttggcaaaacttagagaagtttgactaagtaggacaaaactaaaacgaTCTACATTTTGGAACACAGGGAGTAACAAGAAACCACTTACAAGCGAGCACAGTATAGTGATGTTCATAAAGCAAAGGCAGCCCAAAATCAATCATTCATAGTTCCAGACAAAAAGGACTACTTTTGACAGAATGAGTAGAGATTCATGGCAATATTTGACTAACTCACCTGAGAAGTAGCCTTCTTAGGAGTGGGTCGCCTAAAACTTCAACCCAAACAGGATGAAGTGAAGATGATGCAACTAAAGTCGTGGCCCATTCATTTAGGGACAATAACAATAACTCCTCAGCTTTGTTATATGCATCCTACAAAACTCATGTCAAGGCTTTAAATATACTATAATGTCTGAAGAAATTCATAAAAAATATGGGTACCTTGTCAATATCTGTCCCATTGTTGCCGATCAGAAGGCAGAAAGCTTGCAATGGAGCTGTGAGGAACATAGTAAATTGGCTACCACTGTGCCAATTAGAATCACCACTGAATCCCGCAGCGGAAGATCGGGAACTCGGTGAAAGTAGCATGGCAGCAGTCTCCCCCCTTTCAGTACCATGAATAGACTGCAGTTATAAAGGAACATTATGTTTGACAGTAGATACCAGATAGTCAAGACTACAGGAAAATAAAACAAATAGTCCAGATATCCCAATACATAGAAAGAAATTGAATGACAGTAAATAAAAATAAGAACAAAATTACGCAAAGCACAAGGTACCACGGCAAAATAGGGGCACAGAAGAAACTGTCCTATCAAGATGGAAATAAGCACCACAGATCACATTTGAACTAAGCAGTTAAATGTTTTAAGACAGACAAACAGAGTTTGACAAAAACTTCAAAACTgaacaaaatacaaaaaaaaaatgcacataATATGGCTTATTTGCATATTACATGAGTTATGAGTACTTGTGCTTTGCCTAAAAATTACACAATTCAGTACAAAGCATTAGACAATGAATACCAGCGACCAGCcctttagtcccaagcaagttgaggTAGGCcagaaaggaaaaggaaaagatcTACAACCCTCATTGTCCAGATAGTGGTTGCTCAGTTCTAGGGAGGGGAAAAAGATCAAACCTGCCTTGAATGCATAGCTGGTGCTACTGTTAATCACCAAAAATAAGGGTCTTCTTGTAAATGGGATTAGATCACCAGGGTATATGCAATTCGAACCTAGATATTTCAGATATGGCAGAAACAATATTCTTATTGAAAAGGACATAATTCTAGTCAGCAAAAGGCAACTTACAATAAAAATGAAAAGACAATACCTTCAGTTTCACGGCAGCCTAACCATAGACAAggttctttgttttcctttgaaCTAGTATGACTAGTACCGGATATGTCAAACTTATTGAAGTTGCTCAAAACCTTTTCACCAGTATCAGGACAAAATCCAGAAGTTCCCATCTCCCCTGAAAGATTTTTTAATATTAACTGAAATATCCTTGACATACACAGAAATGTGACAACATTGAAGCAAACAACCCTGGGGCACTACTAACCTGTAGCTGAAAGATATATTAACATGATACCATTTGAAGGAAGCTCCTCGCATTTTGTGGCGAGGACCTGGATTTAAACAAAcatatttagaaaaaaaatatatgattaaatagataaaaaataacaGCTGCATATAACTATTTTCTCTTAAAGTTTTGaaaccatgggtagagttgaaTTAGTCTTGCTAAATAAATCACAAACACAGACCAACTTAAATTCGATGTTCAAGCTTCTGTGTTATCAATCACACTTTCTAAGAAAATTTGCAGCCACTCATGCCATGAACTAATGGGTGCACAAATGGTGGACCAGATAAGTGGAGTTAAGCAGTGCCCCTCATTATCATGATTCCTTTCAGATAATTCAGATCACTAAGTTCGTACGATATATTGCAGGATCCTTGCAGTTTTAAGCAACACAAATTAACTGTTACACAGGTTACACTAGATTGAACACACAAGTACGTACTGTGATAGTATTCTCAGAACTAAGCCATTGCATATACCATAGAGCTTCCAAATATGATGGTGAGcatctagttttgttttactcaGATGCAAGATAAGTGGACTACTGGATACAGAGTTTTTCTAGAAAAATAGGAGAAAGGCAATGCCAAGTGAGAAACAAAAACTGAAAGGTGAACTTACCGTTAGGAAATGTGTCACTGAAGGGCGATAGAGAATTGTCTTAAGTGGATTTGGAGGCAGTGCAGCATCTCTTAAATCTTTTAATAGATTCGGTTGATTTTGTCCACTTTCATCATGGGCGCTGTAACCATTGTTTAGCGCAAAAGAACCACATGGCTCCCATTCGAGGCACTGAACCATTCTGAATACATCTATGGAGAGGTCTGTAAATTTGACCTGGATGAACCACAGTGAAATTATTTCCTCGGTACTAACTCCCCACCCACCCCAGCACAGGCATAAGTTGGTGTATGCAAGGAAGATGTGGAAGCATTACCTCGTTAGGATAGTAGCTGCAAAGTATGGTGTCACTTAAGACGAGACCTCGCTTCTTGACAGTAGGTGGTACAGTACGAAGTGTATCTGGGGGCGGATCGAATGCGTAGCTGTACCTGAGCGGAATCATGTTCATAAACGGTGAGTCAGCTCGCAGGAACCTTGCGATCTCTTGCACGACATGCTTCCACTCCTTGTATTCGGCATCCTGCACGGTGCAGCATGAGATACGAGAGTGAAGATTGAATTACATTGATTGATGATCAGGATAACTGGATCAATCGAATTTGAGTGTGGAACCTGGAATTGCAGTGGGACGCACCTGGAAGGACTTTTTGGAGTCATCGAGGAGCGTGCGTATATCCGAGGCGAGGCGCGGGACGGTGTGGGAGCGCCTGGCGAGCAGGAGCGCTACGAGAAGGAACCTggcgaggaagcggaggtgctTGGCGGGGGAGAGGTGGTGGTCGGCGTCCTGGAAGTAGGCGCGGTCGAGGACAGCGTGGTAGAAGACGAACGCCTCGGAGAGGAGCGCGGTGTCGGCGGTGCGCTGGTACTGGGCGTAGTAGAGGTGGGCGATGCGGGCGGCGATCTCGCCGACCTGCCAGCGGCGGAGGCCCGCGTCGAGGAGGCGGTGCCGGTGCTCCTGCTGCATCCGCCAGAGCTGGGTGTAGGCGCGGAAGGCCTTGGCGAACGCGTCGGGCTCCTGGCGGCCGAGGGGGGGAAGGTCTCGCACCCGGGCGAAGCGGCGGTCCGCCTTGTCCAGCAGCGACCAGAACTGCTCGGGagtccacccgccgccgccggggccgcCCTGGCCTTGCTGCTGCGGCGACGCCGCCATGGCGATCCCCTTCCTTCCTTTCTTCCGCTTCCCCTTGTTTCGGGGACTTTGGCATTTCAGCCATCGTCCTTTCGCACTTTTAGCACGCAGAGTGGTTTCGCTCATTTGCCATTATAAAATCGGTGTAACCTGCTGAAATACACTTTGGCTAGTtttaatttatagaaaaaaaaagaaaacacttcTTTCCGTTTCTACCCCTGCCTGCTTTGTCCTGTGTCGAGGTccaggccgccgccgccatggcctgcGACGACGGGGAcaaggacgtcctcctccttgtccACCAGGTTCCCCTCGACATGGAGGAGGGGCCAGCGCCCCGCCTGACGCACCTCCTCCCCCCGCTCCACCgcacgcctcccccgccccctccTCCCCCCTTCCGCTCGCCGCCCCCGCCGCATCCGCCGAGCACCGCCTCTCCTTCCGCGGCTGGCTCGGCATTCCCCGCCACTGGGAAGACTGGGTCGCCAAGCTCCGCCCGCTCCACGCCGCCTCTGGCGCCACCTCGACATCCACGATGCTGTCCGGACACCGTCACCCTCCAGGACGTCGCCGTCCTCGTCGGCTTCCCCGCCCTCGGCTTCAACCGTAGCGCCTGCAAGAAGGCGCACCACTCCGCCTGGGTCAAGCACTTCCTCGCCGACGACAACGTCGACCCCGTCTTCGAGCACGCCGCCTTCCTCGCGCTCTGGCTCATGCGCTTCGTCCTCCCGAGCCACCCGGAGTCCACCATGCGCCAGGCCATCTTCCCCATCGCCGTCCACCTCGCGCGCGGGGAACGCGTTGCCCTCGTGCCCGCCGTCCTCGCCTCCCGTTACTTCCTAGCCATCACGGGGAcaacggcggtggtggaggcggagCGCGTCGACGGAGTCGATGGCGAACTCGACGGCGTCCGCGTGCGGGGGCAGGTGGAGGCCCGTGTTCCCGAGCAGGACGCGGAGCTGGTCGACGGTGCCCTGGTGGAGGACGCAGCCGGCGGCTAGCAGGAGGACGGAGTCGAACATCTTGACGATGCACGCTCCCGGCTGGTGGATGCTGAGCAGCACGGTGCGTCCGCGCGTCTCGGCCATGGCGCGGAGCGCGTCGACGATCTGGAGCATGGAGGCGCTGCTGAGCAGCACGGTGCGTCCGCGTGTCTCGGCCATGGCGCGGAGTGCGCCGACGATCCGGAGCGC belongs to Miscanthus floridulus cultivar M001 chromosome 4, ASM1932011v1, whole genome shotgun sequence and includes:
- the LOC136552234 gene encoding uncharacterized protein isoform X1 translates to MAASPQQQGQGGPGGGGWTPEQFWSLLDKADRRFARVRDLPPLGRQEPDAFAKAFRAYTQLWRMQQEHRHRLLDAGLRRWQVGEIAARIAHLYYAQYQRTADTALLSEAFVFYHAVLDRAYFQDADHHLSPAKHLRFLARFLLVALLLARRSHTVPRLASDIRTLLDDSKKSFQDAEYKEWKHVVQEIARFLRADSPFMNMIPLRYSYAFDPPPDTLRTVPPTVKKRGLVLSDTILCSYYPNEVKFTDLSIDVFRMVQCLEWEPCGSFALNNGYSAHDESGQNQPNLLKDLRDAALPPNPLKTILYRPSVTHFLTVLATKCEELPSNGIMLIYLSATGEMGTSGFCPDTGEKVLSNFNKFDISGTSHTSSKENKEPCLWLGCRETEGSNCIYPGDLIPFTRRPLFLVINSSTSYAFKSIHGTERGETAAMLLSPSSRSSAAGFSGDSNWHSGSQFTMFLTAPLQAFCLLIGNNGTDIDKDAYNKAEELLLLSLNEWATTLVASSSLHPVWVEVLGDPLLRRLLLRFIFCRATHSLFKPTNHKAEFLPTCMPPLPESVDAESMLSQSCVMRVASFFGAVSQFSFAEVTTWPDVDPEEAVVTSSSGSANKGGPETARDSDISNSSSSF
- the LOC136552234 gene encoding uncharacterized protein isoform X2 → MAASPQQQGQGGPGGGGWTPEQFWSLLDKADRRFARVRDLPPLGRQEPDAFAKAFRAYTQLWRMQQEHRHRLLDAGLRRWQVGEIAARIAHLYYAQYQRTADTALLSEAFVFYHAVLDRAYFQDADHHLSPAKHLRFLARFLLVALLLARRSHTVPRLASDIRTLLDDSKKSFQDAEYKEWKHVVQEIARFLRADSPFMNMIPLRYSYAFDPPPDTLRTVPPTVKKRGLVLSDTILCSYYPNEVKFTDLSIDVFRMVQCLEWEPCGSFALNNGYSAHDESGQNQPNLLKDLRDAALPPNPLKTILYRPSVTHFLTVLATKCEELPSNGIMLIYLSATGEMGTSGFCPDTGEKVLSNFNKFDISGTSHTSSKENKEPCLWLGCRETEGSNCIYPGDLIPFTRRPLFLVINSSTSYAFKAVYSWY